The Candidatus Nitrosymbiomonas proteolyticus genome has a segment encoding these proteins:
- a CDS encoding UDP-N-acetylmuramate dehydrogenase, producing MIDSLPGVRSNVSLKPFTTLKAGGPAEWFAEVDTLNEFERLARISQDSGAWMTILGWGSNVLPSDRGVPGLVLHNRCAGIEVASDGAVVAETGCSFQMLFLKTAQAGLSGLEFAVGIPGTLGGALVSNAGAYRNSIAPWIREIEVVQDGVRKWLDPAFMRFAYRNSILRAPDPPAIALLRVALKLEAGDPKAIYDSAKDFQRQRIRKQPPQASAGSFFKNVYDGKLAAKLTTLPTELQEKGIVPAGYLIEAVGLKGYRQGGAMFSSRHANFIVNVNNATATEIRDLASIAKRRVELEFGVLMEEEVLYLGDWMHYFPIHPKGEA from the coding sequence ATGATCGACAGTCTTCCGGGCGTGCGAAGCAACGTCAGCCTGAAGCCGTTCACCACGCTCAAAGCTGGGGGCCCGGCCGAGTGGTTTGCCGAAGTCGATACGCTCAACGAGTTCGAGCGGCTTGCTCGCATCTCGCAGGACTCCGGCGCTTGGATGACGATTCTCGGCTGGGGGAGCAACGTGCTTCCTTCCGATCGAGGAGTTCCGGGGCTGGTGCTGCACAACCGATGTGCCGGAATCGAGGTCGCGTCGGATGGCGCGGTCGTCGCGGAGACCGGGTGCAGTTTTCAGATGTTGTTTCTGAAGACGGCCCAAGCGGGCCTTTCTGGACTTGAGTTCGCCGTGGGAATTCCGGGCACTTTGGGAGGGGCGCTGGTGAGCAATGCGGGCGCCTACCGCAACTCGATCGCGCCGTGGATACGGGAGATCGAGGTGGTTCAAGACGGCGTTCGCAAGTGGCTTGATCCGGCATTCATGAGGTTCGCTTATCGAAACTCGATCCTGCGCGCGCCCGACCCTCCGGCGATCGCGCTCCTGCGGGTTGCGCTCAAGCTCGAAGCGGGCGACCCAAAGGCGATCTACGATTCAGCAAAGGACTTCCAGAGGCAACGCATTCGAAAGCAGCCTCCCCAAGCGAGCGCAGGAAGCTTCTTCAAGAACGTCTACGACGGCAAGTTGGCCGCGAAGCTGACGACGTTGCCAACAGAACTGCAGGAGAAAGGGATCGTTCCAGCGGGCTATTTGATCGAAGCCGTAGGCCTGAAAGGCTATCGGCAGGGCGGAGCGATGTTCAGTTCCCGCCATGCGAACTTCATCGTCAACGTGAACAACGCGACGGCAACCGAAATCCGTGACCTCGCCTCGATTGCGAAACGGCGCGTCGAACTCGAGTTTGGGGTTCTGATGGAGGAAGAGGTGCTTTACCTTGGCGACTGGATGCACTACTTTCCGATTCATCCGAAGGGAGAGGCGTAA
- a CDS encoding sporulation and spore germination, with the protein MASKKTKKGKKRRPGLGMPVAVGLLGLLVVGGLAAYVAWAPADRIPDWLKRPDKRTTSRPVEPTVTPELTPEVEQEVILLSPSYVGGELGFTEKVAKVPQGEDPKAFVLNRFLDAAAITAADVRVLSVHINSDGLAALSFNKSLGQGLGSMDESTLVNGLRCVIGQFPEVNSMEMFADGEKIDTLGHFDFSEPIPVKRPSEWHRDATPSEAPEPSPTG; encoded by the coding sequence ATGGCAAGCAAGAAGACTAAGAAAGGCAAGAAGCGGAGACCGGGCCTCGGAATGCCGGTTGCCGTGGGCTTGTTGGGGCTCCTGGTCGTGGGCGGCCTCGCCGCTTATGTTGCTTGGGCGCCGGCCGACCGGATTCCGGATTGGCTCAAGCGTCCCGACAAGCGAACGACTTCTCGACCCGTCGAGCCGACTGTCACGCCTGAGCTGACGCCCGAAGTCGAACAGGAAGTCATTCTCCTGAGCCCGAGCTATGTGGGCGGAGAACTGGGGTTTACCGAAAAGGTCGCTAAGGTCCCCCAAGGAGAAGACCCCAAGGCGTTCGTACTCAACCGATTCCTCGATGCGGCCGCGATCACCGCGGCGGACGTTCGCGTGCTGTCGGTTCACATTAACTCCGATGGTCTGGCGGCGCTTTCGTTCAACAAGTCGCTCGGCCAGGGACTGGGATCGATGGACGAATCGACGCTCGTCAACGGGCTGCGATGCGTGATCGGCCAATTCCCAGAGGTCAACAGCATGGAGATGTTCGCCGACGGCGAGAAGATCGATACGCTGGGGCACTTCGATTTCAGCGAGCCGATTCCCGTCAAGAGGCCGAGCGAATGGCATCGGGACGCCACGCCTTCCGAAGCGCCAGAACCATCGCCAACAGGCTGA
- a CDS encoding N-acetylmuramoyl-L-alanine amidase, whose translation MGLRFFNIRVRMVLTLRTMRRLLCLIPWMGLLVSAVQGQSPPSEARIHYTHRGELTTPAFRIGEECYVALARINELNWSAVVAGSRVTVTAGPHKVTVAPKFHQGQTLIPLGAVLKELGGGTGWAQDDRTFEVWSEVIEIGVEDGSIRIKTSLDVRPSWLRLEGPAGLALDLSGARLTSRSKIGTSGSALVRQATPQTVRILFDKSSPAEPRKALPDLLREWEVPIVPAKGPEPARTPPETRSTGAKELIQAPPPASLATAPEPSLGGSPAGVEWEPWDKQPPKWSGPLSPQAGPVRMTSDGPQSGSMLLKLSGPLPDAARFTRPEPSVLEIVLPRTRWSADALAGFRSASIKEAVIENRGKEAVLRLTLVRPMGLQLAHEPDGIHLTLIKPNVGDGKLAGKVVVVDAGHGGHDTGARSPDKKLNEKDLALAIANLTAKRLSEQGATVVLTRKGDQFIALKERSEIANRNCAHFFLSVHINSNQVANSSTGGITFYHQQDPVGMLLADCIQGEIAKVSGLPNLGTWSDRRIYETGFAVLRYAKMPAVLIEMGFINNSKDRARMSTADFKEKVAGAIVQGLRAYLGDGKQED comes from the coding sequence ATGGGCTTGCGCTTTTTCAACATTCGCGTTAGAATGGTCCTTACGCTAAGGACCATGCGACGACTGCTCTGCCTGATTCCATGGATGGGACTTCTGGTGAGCGCGGTTCAAGGGCAATCTCCGCCCAGCGAAGCGCGAATTCACTATACGCACCGTGGCGAGCTCACGACTCCGGCGTTTCGCATCGGCGAGGAGTGCTATGTCGCTCTGGCCCGAATCAACGAATTGAACTGGAGCGCGGTAGTCGCCGGTAGCCGAGTGACCGTCACGGCAGGTCCCCACAAGGTGACCGTCGCTCCCAAGTTTCACCAAGGTCAAACGCTCATTCCCCTCGGCGCGGTGCTGAAGGAACTGGGCGGCGGAACTGGCTGGGCGCAAGACGATCGTACGTTTGAAGTCTGGTCCGAGGTGATCGAGATCGGCGTTGAGGACGGTTCCATCCGGATCAAGACGAGTTTGGACGTTCGGCCGAGTTGGTTGCGCCTGGAGGGTCCGGCTGGCTTGGCTCTCGATTTGTCGGGAGCGAGGCTCACTTCGCGTTCGAAGATTGGTACGTCGGGCAGCGCGCTCGTGCGCCAAGCGACGCCCCAGACCGTCAGAATTCTTTTCGACAAGTCATCTCCAGCGGAACCTCGGAAGGCGCTTCCCGATCTCCTTAGGGAATGGGAGGTGCCGATCGTCCCAGCCAAGGGACCTGAGCCCGCGCGGACGCCACCAGAGACTCGAAGCACCGGCGCTAAAGAGCTTATCCAAGCCCCGCCGCCCGCGAGTTTGGCAACTGCGCCCGAACCTTCCCTCGGGGGCTCGCCCGCGGGCGTCGAATGGGAACCATGGGACAAGCAGCCGCCGAAGTGGAGTGGGCCGCTATCGCCTCAGGCAGGGCCCGTGCGAATGACCTCCGATGGCCCGCAATCGGGGTCCATGCTGCTGAAGCTGAGTGGCCCGCTTCCTGACGCTGCAAGGTTCACGCGGCCTGAGCCTTCGGTGCTCGAGATCGTTCTTCCCCGAACTCGCTGGTCGGCCGACGCGCTTGCGGGATTTCGTTCAGCGAGCATCAAGGAGGCGGTGATCGAGAATCGGGGCAAAGAAGCCGTTTTGCGGCTGACCCTCGTTCGCCCGATGGGCTTGCAGCTTGCCCACGAACCGGACGGGATCCATTTGACGCTCATCAAGCCGAACGTCGGGGACGGGAAACTCGCTGGAAAGGTCGTGGTGGTCGATGCTGGCCACGGCGGCCACGACACCGGCGCGCGAAGCCCAGACAAGAAGCTGAACGAGAAGGACCTGGCTCTCGCCATCGCAAACCTGACCGCAAAGAGGCTCAGCGAACAAGGGGCGACGGTCGTGCTCACCCGAAAGGGCGACCAGTTCATCGCGCTCAAAGAACGGAGCGAGATCGCCAATCGCAACTGCGCTCACTTCTTCTTGAGCGTTCACATCAACTCCAATCAGGTGGCGAACTCGTCGACGGGCGGAATCACGTTCTATCATCAGCAGGACCCGGTCGGGATGCTCCTGGCCGATTGCATTCAGGGTGAGATTGCAAAAGTTAGCGGGCTTCCGAATCTGGGCACTTGGAGCGACCGGCGCATCTACGAGACCGGATTCGCCGTACTCCGATATGCGAAAATGCCGGCAGTTCTGATCGAGATGGGATTCATCAACAACTCGAAGGACCGCGCTCGTATGTCCACCGCTGATTTCAAGGAGAAAGTCGCGGGAGCGATCGTGCAAGGTCTGAGGGCCTATTTGGGAGATGGCAAGCAAGAAGACTAA
- a CDS encoding 30S ribosomal protein S10: MTNKVRIRLRAFDHRVLDLSAEKITETAKRTGARVKGPIPLPTNIQRFCVIRGPHIDKESMEHFELRTHNRLIDIVEPSNKTIDALMRLDLPSGVDIEIKS; the protein is encoded by the coding sequence ATGACCAACAAAGTTCGAATCCGACTCCGAGCGTTTGACCATCGCGTTCTCGACCTATCGGCCGAGAAGATCACGGAAACGGCCAAGCGTACGGGAGCTCGCGTGAAGGGGCCCATCCCCTTACCGACCAACATCCAGAGGTTCTGCGTGATCCGTGGGCCGCACATCGACAAGGAGTCGATGGAGCACTTCGAGTTGCGGACTCACAATCGTCTCATCGACATCGTCGAGCCCTCGAACAAGACGATCGACGCCCTGATGAGGCTGGACCTTCCGAGCGGAGTCGATATCGAAATCAAGAGCTGA
- a CDS encoding acyl esterase, giving the protein MRTLRAMILIVSVLAALLAQAEKIEFTYTALGAKIGTSTLERQAEGTFRSVTEIKVANVEVRSELQGRLVEGTLTEFTLDQTVQGTRAVISAKDGKAKIVAGGQEREVDYVPTRVFFSNYHPFTTGTVADAFNPSVASSQKVDTFVIDALTAIPIEVVAKLSHRIEVGGKPLVAKVHNLKFPTVAFDVFTVEGEGVVAWDIPTQRTTIVRLGFEKLVEDPTLKYPELSKPEFAVKIESNVRVPMRDGVELAAEVIRPAQEGDYPVILVRTPYGRKPSAIEGEWWARRGYVFVSQDVRGRGESAGEWTPFVHERDDGFDTIGWIEKQPWCSGRVGMIGGSYVGWVQWWAAVERPAALKCIVPQVSPPDPFFNFPIDHGVPMLLGAIWWLRVVEKPSPDSSIFTPFSKPEALLSLPLSSIDDELLGKNIPFFDDWLSKESSKAFGRVNFHPDLPKVDIPALHISGWWDGDGIGTRLNWMAMNRHKKRNQHLIYGPWTHAFNTTTSIGDVDYGPEAILELQSVYLRWFDHWLKERDVWKGQPTARVFVTGANEWRELAGWPDPSSELTTLYFRSVGGLSTIKPGSEEPDRFTYDPAKIAFEPKDLEINPADATTVLNIKRTDDDFLLYSTGPLKEPMIVAGPIEVELHFATSARDTDFFATLIDKDPDGIRRLIAVPGKIRARYHRGFDRPELLAPGRTYKVTFPIWDTAHVVKAGHSLEVLISSQSFPSFARNLNTGEPAATGTRMVAAHQTLYHDRNRPSAIRFYGLPPKTP; this is encoded by the coding sequence ATGAGAACGCTCCGCGCGATGATCCTCATCGTCTCGGTTCTGGCCGCGCTTCTCGCCCAAGCCGAGAAGATCGAGTTCACCTATACCGCCCTCGGCGCGAAGATCGGCACGAGCACCCTCGAACGGCAGGCCGAGGGGACGTTCCGTTCGGTCACAGAAATCAAAGTGGCCAACGTCGAGGTCCGGAGCGAGCTGCAAGGCCGCCTCGTGGAGGGAACCCTTACCGAGTTCACCCTCGACCAGACCGTCCAGGGTACTCGTGCCGTGATCAGTGCCAAGGACGGGAAGGCGAAGATCGTCGCTGGCGGGCAAGAACGAGAAGTGGACTACGTCCCGACCCGCGTGTTTTTCTCCAATTATCACCCCTTCACCACAGGCACAGTCGCCGACGCCTTCAACCCGAGCGTCGCTTCAAGCCAGAAGGTCGATACCTTTGTGATCGATGCGCTCACGGCGATACCGATTGAAGTCGTCGCGAAGCTCAGTCATCGCATCGAAGTCGGCGGCAAGCCCCTCGTCGCAAAAGTTCACAATCTCAAGTTTCCGACGGTCGCTTTCGACGTTTTCACGGTGGAGGGAGAAGGCGTAGTCGCGTGGGACATTCCCACCCAGCGTACTACCATCGTCCGCCTTGGCTTCGAAAAGCTGGTCGAAGATCCGACGCTCAAGTATCCTGAACTGAGCAAGCCCGAGTTCGCAGTGAAGATCGAGTCGAACGTTCGCGTTCCGATGCGCGATGGAGTCGAACTCGCGGCAGAAGTGATACGCCCCGCGCAAGAAGGCGACTACCCGGTCATCTTGGTCCGAACGCCTTACGGAAGAAAGCCCTCGGCCATCGAAGGCGAATGGTGGGCCAGGCGGGGCTATGTCTTCGTGAGCCAAGACGTTCGCGGACGCGGGGAAAGCGCCGGCGAGTGGACCCCCTTTGTCCATGAGCGCGACGACGGCTTCGACACCATCGGATGGATCGAGAAGCAGCCTTGGTGCAGTGGGAGAGTGGGCATGATCGGCGGAAGCTACGTCGGCTGGGTTCAATGGTGGGCCGCGGTCGAACGCCCTGCCGCGTTGAAGTGCATCGTGCCCCAAGTGTCCCCCCCGGACCCTTTCTTCAACTTCCCCATCGACCACGGCGTCCCTATGCTTCTCGGCGCGATTTGGTGGCTACGAGTCGTCGAAAAGCCCTCTCCTGATTCTTCGATCTTCACTCCGTTTTCCAAACCGGAAGCGCTGTTGTCCCTCCCACTGTCCAGCATCGACGACGAGCTTCTGGGCAAGAACATCCCGTTTTTCGACGATTGGCTGTCGAAGGAATCGTCCAAAGCGTTTGGGCGAGTCAACTTTCATCCCGACCTCCCCAAAGTCGATATACCCGCGCTGCACATCAGCGGTTGGTGGGATGGCGACGGGATTGGGACGCGGCTGAATTGGATGGCGATGAACCGGCACAAGAAGCGGAACCAACATCTGATTTACGGTCCCTGGACTCATGCGTTCAACACCACGACTTCGATCGGCGATGTGGACTACGGCCCCGAGGCGATCCTGGAGTTGCAGTCGGTGTACTTGCGCTGGTTCGATCATTGGCTGAAGGAGCGCGACGTTTGGAAGGGACAGCCTACGGCCCGCGTATTCGTCACTGGCGCGAACGAGTGGCGCGAACTGGCAGGTTGGCCTGACCCAAGCTCGGAGCTCACCACGCTGTACTTTCGTTCGGTCGGAGGGCTCTCGACCATCAAACCCGGGTCGGAGGAGCCCGACAGATTCACCTATGATCCCGCGAAGATCGCTTTTGAACCCAAGGACTTGGAGATCAACCCTGCCGACGCGACTACAGTCCTCAACATCAAGAGGACGGACGACGACTTCCTGTTGTACTCAACCGGCCCCCTGAAGGAGCCGATGATCGTCGCGGGACCGATCGAAGTCGAGTTGCACTTCGCTACGTCCGCCCGCGACACCGATTTCTTCGCGACTTTGATCGACAAGGACCCCGATGGAATTCGGCGCCTGATCGCTGTGCCGGGGAAGATTCGCGCGAGGTATCACCGCGGGTTCGATCGGCCGGAACTCCTGGCCCCAGGGCGAACCTACAAAGTCACGTTTCCCATTTGGGACACCGCGCACGTAGTCAAAGCTGGACACTCGCTCGAGGTGCTGATCTCAAGCCAGTCCTTCCCTTCCTTCGCGCGTAACCTCAACACGGGCGAACCTGCTGCAACGGGGACTCGGATGGTCGCCGCGCATCAAACGCTGTACCACGACCGTAATCGCCCGAGCGCGATCCGGTTCTATGGGCTCCCTCCCAAGACTCCGTAA
- a CDS encoding pyridine nucleotide-disulphide oxidoreductase has protein sequence MPKVFDFLLLGGGTSCAYAAVQIRSLDPNGTIALLGEESEPPYDRPPFTKYFLWNDEKNIDDFHSKDESFYPQNQIELLLGKRAVSIDRSAKTVGTESGESFQYGKLLYALGSEPRRLSIPGGDGAWVLRTAEDSARIRRHASSGASAILIGAGYLGAELACALVGRGCSVTLIEAGQRAWPLFPSETVSKSITGELQAKGVRLVAGANVTQIENGRTVFTEDGQRFEGDFIVAGIGAFPRTELAKASGLSVRKGVLAGAQLHTEDLDVFVAGDAVEFPDSNLGDLYRAEHHLHAKATAEHAGRGMAGEVAEFREPPVFFSDVGDLSMNLIGYPERAARTWALKNDDPSIVTEVYAFEDGRAAGLIDLRQDWKAQEPLLEVMKSLILSRADLRRVEDLLSRPGFDLASLSEFAGAE, from the coding sequence ATGCCGAAGGTGTTTGACTTCCTGCTCCTGGGCGGCGGGACTTCCTGCGCTTATGCAGCCGTACAGATCCGGAGTCTCGATCCGAACGGAACGATCGCCCTGTTGGGCGAGGAGTCCGAACCGCCCTACGACCGCCCGCCCTTCACCAAGTACTTCCTTTGGAACGACGAGAAGAACATCGACGACTTTCACAGCAAAGACGAGAGCTTCTATCCGCAGAACCAAATCGAGCTTCTGCTGGGGAAGCGGGCCGTCTCGATCGATCGATCCGCAAAGACGGTCGGCACGGAAAGCGGTGAATCCTTTCAGTACGGCAAGCTCCTTTATGCCCTCGGGAGCGAGCCGCGCCGCCTTTCGATTCCCGGCGGGGACGGAGCATGGGTGCTCCGAACGGCTGAGGATAGCGCGAGAATCCGGCGACATGCGAGCTCGGGGGCTTCGGCGATTCTGATCGGCGCGGGCTACCTTGGCGCGGAGCTCGCTTGCGCCTTGGTTGGGCGCGGCTGCAGCGTGACGTTGATTGAAGCCGGCCAGAGAGCATGGCCGCTCTTTCCTTCCGAAACGGTTTCGAAGAGCATCACCGGCGAACTTCAAGCGAAAGGCGTCAGGCTGGTTGCCGGAGCCAACGTGACCCAGATCGAGAACGGCCGGACCGTGTTCACGGAAGACGGACAACGGTTCGAAGGCGATTTCATCGTCGCCGGAATCGGGGCATTCCCGCGTACCGAGTTGGCGAAGGCCAGCGGGCTTTCGGTCCGCAAGGGAGTGTTGGCCGGCGCACAGCTCCACACGGAAGACCTCGACGTGTTCGTCGCAGGAGACGCTGTGGAGTTCCCCGACTCGAACCTAGGCGACCTTTATCGGGCGGAACACCACCTGCACGCGAAGGCGACGGCAGAGCACGCAGGGCGCGGGATGGCGGGTGAAGTCGCCGAGTTTCGCGAACCTCCGGTGTTCTTTTCCGATGTGGGCGACCTGTCGATGAACCTCATCGGCTATCCGGAGAGGGCGGCGAGGACGTGGGCCCTAAAGAACGACGACCCGAGCATCGTGACCGAGGTGTATGCGTTCGAGGACGGTAGGGCCGCCGGCCTGATCGACTTACGCCAAGACTGGAAGGCGCAAGAGCCGCTGCTTGAAGTCATGAAGTCCCTGATCCTCTCTCGTGCCGACTTGCGACGCGTGGAGGACCTGCTGTCCCGCCCAGGATTCGACCTGGCCTCGCTTTCGGAGTTCGCCGGCGCGGAATAG
- a CDS encoding peptidase M50B-like protein: MTLQNRRKLVLVAAGLSAVTWVVPALSLLTLPIVYLNTHIHELMHALMTLATGGSAKTILVFGDGSGVTQSAGGSTLLIAAAGYIGASAVGAGLIVLGSGAKRARQALFGLAVLLSVGLILWVRGDLIGLLSIGGWIALLFLFGKQAGGPAAMLGVQFLGMQQCFASVQALWVLLGISALGDFENDAQIAAGASGIPGIVWAVAWCGISLLAMVLALRKAWRPDAIRSAS; the protein is encoded by the coding sequence GTGACGCTCCAGAACAGGCGTAAGCTCGTACTCGTCGCTGCCGGTCTCAGCGCCGTCACGTGGGTGGTCCCAGCGCTCTCGCTGCTCACGCTTCCCATCGTCTACCTCAACACCCACATCCACGAGTTGATGCACGCGCTCATGACCTTGGCAACCGGCGGTTCGGCGAAGACGATCCTCGTCTTTGGGGATGGGTCGGGCGTAACTCAATCTGCGGGCGGCAGCACGCTGCTGATCGCTGCGGCGGGCTACATCGGAGCGTCGGCCGTGGGCGCGGGCCTCATCGTGCTGGGCTCCGGCGCAAAAAGAGCCCGGCAGGCCTTATTTGGATTGGCGGTTCTCCTATCGGTCGGGCTGATTCTCTGGGTCCGGGGCGACTTGATTGGCCTTCTCTCGATCGGGGGTTGGATCGCGCTGCTGTTCTTGTTTGGCAAACAAGCCGGCGGTCCCGCCGCGATGCTGGGCGTGCAGTTCCTTGGGATGCAGCAGTGCTTTGCGTCGGTACAGGCGCTCTGGGTCCTTTTGGGCATTAGCGCCCTGGGCGACTTTGAGAATGATGCCCAAATCGCAGCAGGAGCTTCGGGAATTCCGGGCATCGTCTGGGCCGTGGCTTGGTGCGGAATCAGCCTGTTGGCGATGGTTCTGGCGCTTCGGAAGGCGTGGCGTCCCGATGCCATTCGCTCGGCCTCTTGA
- a CDS encoding DNA repair photolyase: MVISASYKTDIPAFYGRWLLKRLDAGYCWVKNPFSERPFFVSLACEDVDGIVFWTKNAWPFMSAAEEVRRKSFPFYFQYTVTGYGEVIERAVVRPSRSVDAIRRIVDQFGSGSVIWRYDPIVLTDSMSFDWHVENFSNLAAALAGYVDEVATKFMVVHSKTRRNLTAAIGRSWFDPDPASKAELLRAIDGVSKSQEMRMTLCSEPETQIDLPKAVCIDAARLNRMGAHIEAPRTLGNRHGCLCIEARDIGDYDTCPQGCAYCYATQQQRLTILRHSQHDPLAESLIPMRCPSQPPNVRQPTLLDCDPRSRIVSSPATGDC, encoded by the coding sequence TTGGTCATTTCTGCGAGCTACAAGACCGACATTCCTGCGTTCTATGGCCGCTGGCTCCTTAAACGGCTCGACGCGGGTTATTGCTGGGTCAAGAATCCCTTCAGCGAAAGACCTTTCTTCGTGTCGCTCGCCTGCGAGGACGTCGACGGGATTGTGTTCTGGACGAAGAACGCTTGGCCGTTTATGTCGGCGGCCGAGGAGGTTCGAAGGAAGAGTTTTCCGTTCTATTTTCAGTACACGGTCACCGGCTACGGAGAAGTAATCGAGCGCGCCGTTGTGCGTCCGTCTAGATCGGTCGACGCCATCCGACGGATCGTGGACCAGTTTGGTTCCGGCTCCGTCATTTGGCGATATGACCCGATCGTCCTGACCGACTCCATGTCGTTCGATTGGCACGTGGAGAACTTCAGCAATTTGGCGGCAGCGCTCGCCGGCTATGTCGATGAGGTTGCAACAAAGTTCATGGTCGTGCACTCGAAGACGCGGCGAAACTTGACGGCGGCGATCGGGCGGTCCTGGTTCGATCCCGATCCAGCATCGAAAGCTGAACTTCTTCGTGCGATCGACGGAGTCTCCAAGAGCCAGGAGATGCGAATGACGTTGTGCTCGGAGCCGGAAACTCAGATTGACCTTCCTAAAGCCGTCTGCATTGACGCCGCACGCCTCAACCGAATGGGGGCGCACATCGAAGCGCCGAGAACGCTCGGCAATCGCCATGGGTGCCTTTGCATCGAAGCGCGCGACATTGGGGACTACGATACTTGCCCGCAGGGGTGTGCGTATTGCTACGCAACCCAACAGCAGCGCCTCACGATTCTCAGGCACAGCCAGCATGATCCTTTGGCGGAGTCGCTGATCCCCATGCGCTGCCCGAGCCAGCCCCCGAATGTGCGCCAGCCTACTCTATTGGATTGCGATCCGCGTTCCAGAATCGTTAGCTCGCCCGCCACAGGTGATTGCTGA
- a CDS encoding phosphatase PAP2 family gives MKAWDEAVFRWINGWPDGWTPLFYTFSQATKWTWVRIGLLALIVAMLVRGQRSRLAVSLSLLAVALANETTDVLKAWLQAVRPCVELPDVTLRVGLLSSYGTASAHSANMAAVAFVMTRYLGRWGYLWIGVAFLTGLSRVYVGVHYPYQVVFGWATGVFAAWVVTESYEVWMRIRKRKGPTVGEMTESDAPEQA, from the coding sequence ATGAAGGCGTGGGACGAAGCGGTCTTCCGTTGGATCAACGGGTGGCCCGATGGCTGGACGCCCCTCTTCTACACATTCAGTCAAGCCACGAAGTGGACCTGGGTTCGGATCGGTCTGTTGGCGCTCATCGTCGCAATGCTCGTTCGAGGCCAGCGATCTCGGCTTGCGGTCTCTCTTTCGCTTCTTGCCGTTGCGCTCGCCAACGAAACGACTGACGTCCTCAAGGCCTGGCTCCAAGCGGTACGTCCCTGTGTCGAGCTTCCCGACGTGACGCTCCGCGTCGGGCTGCTCTCAAGCTACGGGACCGCATCCGCGCACTCCGCGAACATGGCCGCCGTAGCGTTTGTGATGACGCGGTACTTGGGCAGGTGGGGCTACCTCTGGATCGGGGTTGCGTTTCTCACCGGTCTTTCGAGGGTCTATGTCGGAGTTCACTACCCCTATCAGGTCGTCTTCGGCTGGGCCACAGGCGTCTTTGCAGCCTGGGTCGTGACCGAATCGTATGAAGTTTGGATGAGAATTAGGAAGCGAAAAGGTCCAACGGTCGGGGAAATGACGGAAAGTGACGCTCCAGAACAGGCGTAA
- a CDS encoding elongation factor Tu: MARAKFERTKPHVNIGTIGHVDHGKTSLSAAITFVLQEKGLAKAQKYDEIDAAPEEKARGITINIAHLEYETDKRHYAHVDCPGHADYIKNMITGAAQMDGAILVVSAADGPMPQTREHILLARQVGVPYIIVYINKTDQVDDPELIDLVELEVRELLSKYGFPGDATPILKGSALKVLDQVEAGKVDFDDANTKSILELMDAVDAYIPEPQRDTDKPFLMAVEDVFTITGRGTVATGRVERGQLRSMEEVELVGLHPEIKKTVVTGVEMFRKTLDYCQAGDNVGLLLRGVDRETVERGMVLCKPGSIKPHTKFDSEVYVLSKEEGGRHTPFVSGYRPQFYFRTTDVTGTLNLPTGVEMCMPGDNVTMTIELIQPIAMEVGSKFAIREGGRTVGAGSITKIYE; encoded by the coding sequence ATGGCAAGAGCTAAGTTTGAGAGAACCAAACCGCACGTAAACATTGGAACAATCGGTCACGTCGACCACGGGAAAACGTCGTTGTCGGCGGCGATCACGTTCGTGCTGCAAGAAAAGGGCCTGGCGAAGGCCCAGAAGTACGATGAGATCGACGCCGCGCCGGAAGAGAAGGCTCGAGGCATCACGATCAACATCGCGCACCTCGAGTACGAAACCGACAAGCGGCACTACGCGCACGTCGACTGTCCGGGTCACGCCGACTACATCAAGAACATGATTACGGGCGCGGCCCAGATGGACGGCGCGATTCTGGTCGTGTCGGCCGCAGATGGACCCATGCCCCAGACAAGAGAGCACATTCTGCTCGCCCGTCAGGTCGGCGTCCCTTACATCATCGTTTATATCAACAAGACCGACCAGGTCGACGACCCTGAGCTCATCGATCTCGTCGAGCTTGAGGTTCGCGAACTTCTCAGCAAGTACGGATTCCCCGGCGATGCGACTCCCATTCTCAAGGGTTCCGCGCTGAAGGTTCTCGATCAAGTCGAAGCGGGCAAGGTCGACTTCGACGATGCGAACACGAAGTCGATTCTTGAGTTGATGGACGCGGTGGATGCCTACATTCCTGAGCCCCAACGCGACACGGACAAGCCGTTCCTGATGGCGGTCGAAGACGTGTTCACGATTACGGGCCGCGGTACGGTTGCGACCGGCCGTGTCGAGCGGGGCCAGCTTCGCTCGATGGAGGAAGTCGAACTCGTGGGACTTCACCCCGAAATCAAGAAGACCGTCGTCACAGGCGTCGAGATGTTCCGAAAGACGTTGGACTACTGTCAGGCGGGTGACAACGTCGGGCTGCTGCTTCGCGGCGTCGATCGCGAAACCGTTGAGCGCGGAATGGTCCTCTGCAAGCCGGGTTCGATCAAGCCGCACACCAAGTTCGACTCCGAGGTATACGTGCTCTCGAAGGAAGAAGGCGGCCGGCATACGCCGTTCGTCTCCGGCTACCGTCCCCAGTTCTATTTCCGAACGACGGACGTTACCGGCACTCTCAACCTTCCAACGGGAGTTGAGATGTGTATGCCGGGAGACAATGTGACGATGACCATCGAGCTGATTCAGCCGATCGCGATGGAGGTGGGCTCCAAATTCGCCATCCGCGAGGGTGGCCGAACCGTCGGAGCCGGTTCGATCACCAAGATCTACGAGTAG